One window of the Montipora foliosa isolate CH-2021 chromosome 4, ASM3666993v2, whole genome shotgun sequence genome contains the following:
- the LOC138000687 gene encoding uncharacterized protein: protein MTNSSSWSYTDNDFGPRTWLERYKVAKGNLQSPINIDKAQVVVGDNVGPIQFQYANIQNSTITNDGRHLQVTVIKNESAVNGGPLSGKYELAIIRFHWGNESGTGSEHAINGQKYPFEVQLIHWNKDRYKNIGEAMVGENGLCIIGLLYQVSDEDNEGLKPIIELISRDENKGCFSLEVKSTINPNEFIRDMTSYWSYQGSLTTPPLTENVTWVISESIMSLSAKQIKAFRTIKNTSGVLMGDHYRPLCPQNERLVRLCTCVVKSPSADNQSSALTNHTMDEVVYSDRNSVHQYNGFHDATEDTTNEEGFRSHEEDLENDEEDTDTKDDEEKSLQSQDTNSDNKEEACGFAKMAFNVQDSDVYNFNEECNDDRETLDEQVSTFQRNSAIYVDEGEALHDQETACLRNYEDYGETALRQEATNLYDTEREDFTAKVDDDKSLKEQDDNGEECMNPETTDTKYSEENEEFNDTDANLLNEETGIQSRSEESDDVEKVFHDQNADRLEQEEECETCEDNLHYQAENCPSNDVKCNEEGKDLQEVLQEDRNVSGNTEECSEAGISFGQETTSHMKYEVCSYVEGLEGTSHGNPDGCDAPEKVSQDLGTSSDGIDKECHNTESNLQNEDTSCQGNGSECDDKENDPTAENTTEESIERGMDVLDEDIRFYGDQLNCNHTTEAVNDQDENWQDDHDEADTILLNQDKSCDECDDANNNNNNNLEKPACDDTLNLAGVEILIDNSETEDNETVN from the exons ATGACAAACAGTTCATCATGGAGCTATACCGACAATGACTTCG GCCCTCGTACTTGGCTTGAACGGTACAAAGTCGCCAAAGGAAACTTACAATCACCGATCAACATCGACAAGGCACAAGTTGTGGTTGGAGACAACGTGGGGCCAATACAGTTCCAATACGCGAACATCCAAAACAGTACTATAACAAATGACGGGCGACATCTGCAAGTCACCGTGATCAAAAATGAATCAG CTGTAAATGGTGGTCCTCTATCAGGCAAATACGAGCTGGCAATAATCCGTTTCCATTGGGGGAATGAGAGTGGTACAGGCTCTGAGCATGCTATTAATGGCCAGAAATATCCCTTTGAG GTCCAGCTTATTCACTGGAACAAGGATCGGTACAAAAACATTGGAGAGGCAATGGTCGGTGAAAACGGACTTTGTATTATAGGACTCCTTTACCAG gtctctgatgaggaTAACGAGGGCTTAAAGCCTATCATCGAGTTGATCTCTCGTGATGAAAACAAG GGTTGCTTCTCGTTAGAAGTCAAATCTACCATCAATCCAAATGAGTTCATCAGAG acATGACATCATACTGGAGCTACCAAGGATCCCTTACTACCCCTCCCTTGACGGAGAATGTAACATGGGTAATATCAGAGAGTATAATGAGCCTGTCCGCAAAACAG ATAAAGGCGTTTCGCACCATAAAGAATACCAGTGGAGTATTGATGGGAGATCATTATAGGCCTCTTTGCCCACAAAACGAAAGACTGGTTCGATTGTGTACCTGCGTCGTTAAAAGCCCCAGCGCGGATAACCAAAGCAGTGCCCTTACCAACCACACCATGGATGAGGTAGTATACAGTGACAGGAATTCTGTTCACCAATACAATGGCTTTCATGACGCAACCGAGGATACCACAAACGAAGAGGGTTTCCGTTCGCATGAAGAGGATTTGGAAAACGATGAAGAAGATACTGACACAAAGGACGATGAAGAAAAATCTTTGCAAAGCCAGGATACAAATTCCGATAACAAGGAAGAAGCGTGtggttttgcaaaaatggctTTTAACGTTCAGGATTCAGACGTGTACAATTTCAATGAGGAATGCAATGATGACAGAGAGACTTTGGATGAGCAGGTTTCAACTTTCCAAAGAAATTCTGCAATATATGTTGATGAAGGGGAGGCTTTGCACGACCAGGAAACAGCTTGCCTTCGAAACTACGAGGATTATGGAGAAACGGCTTTGAGGCAAGAGGCTACAAACTTGTATGACACTGAAAGGGAAGATTTTACTGCGAAAGTAGATGACGATAAATCTTTAAAAGAACAGGACGACAACGGGGAGGAATGCATGAATCCAGAAACCACCGACACAAAGTACTctgaagaaaatgaagaatttAACGATACAGATGCGAATTTGCTTAATGAGGAGACAGGAATCCAAAGCCGCTCTGAAGAATCCGATGATGTAGAAAAGGTTTTCCACGACCAAAATGCAGACAGgctagaacaagaagaagaatgcGAAACCTGCGAAGATAATTTGCACTATCAGGCTGAAAATTGCCCTTCAAACGACGTGAAGTGTAATGAAGAAGGAAAAGATCTGCAAGAAGTACTGCAAGAGGACAGAAACGTCAGTGGCAACACAGAGGAATGCAGTGAGGCAGGCATCTCTTTTGGCCAAGAGACAACCTCCCATATGAAATATGAGGTATGCAGTTATGTAGAAGGCCTGGAAGGCACTAGTCACGGCAATCCTGATGGATGTGATGCCCCAGAAAAGGTCTCGCAAGACCTGGGTACCTCATCTGATGGCATTGACAAGGAATGTCATAACACAGAGAGTAACTTGCAAAATGAAGATACCAGTTGTCAAGGCAATGGTAGTGAATGTGATGATAAAGAAAACGATCCCACTGCTGAGAATACAACTGAAGAATCTATTGAGAGGGGAATGGATGTTCTCGACGAGGACATACGTTTCTACGGTGACCAGCTAAATTGCAACCACACAACGGAGGCTGTGAACGACCAGGATGAAAATTGGCAAGACGACCACGATGAAGCAGACACGATTTTGCTAAATCAAGATAAAAGCTGTGACGAATGTGATGATgccaataacaataataataataatttagaaAAGCCTGCGTGTGATGACACTTTGAATTTGGCAGGTGTCGAAATATTAATTGATAATTCAGAGACAGAGGACAATGAAACTGTTAATTAA